From one Luteolibacter sp. SL250 genomic stretch:
- a CDS encoding VOC family protein yields MSGIGIKELAFVGYSVNDIAESRRFYGEILGLPEGMVFDHEGEVGWVEYSVPGGGTLAITKANDQWQPSEHGGGACFEVEDLDVAVSKMEAAGVKIAMPIQDFPICRMALISDPSGNTIAIHQKKANHPECSH; encoded by the coding sequence ATGTCCGGCATCGGCATCAAGGAACTCGCATTCGTTGGTTATTCGGTGAACGACATCGCCGAGTCCCGCCGCTTCTACGGTGAGATCCTCGGCCTGCCGGAAGGCATGGTCTTCGACCACGAGGGCGAGGTCGGCTGGGTGGAGTACAGCGTGCCCGGTGGCGGCACGCTCGCGATCACGAAGGCCAACGACCAGTGGCAGCCCAGCGAGCACGGCGGCGGCGCCTGTTTCGAGGTGGAAGACCTCGATGTCGCTGTCTCGAAAATGGAAGCCGCGGGCGTGAAGATCGCTATGCCCATCCAGGACTTCCCGATCTGCCGCATGGCCCTGATTTCGGACCCGTCCGGCAACACCATCGCCATCCACCAGAAAAAGGCGAACCATCCCGAGTGTTCGCACTGA
- a CDS encoding nucleotidyl transferase AbiEii/AbiGii toxin family protein: protein MTLRQFYDWQTAGGAKDVSRLVAVLEEREIPWCMIGGLAVNHWAAEPMATADVDLVIVSGMVEEAAAAFKDLGFSESRFQWSINFKGESKVSIQISTEEMYLSFPSRSVPASIHGILMRVASLEDTLAGKLAAYQEPERRPTKKLKDLLDIGRLVETHPELLEQIPEEIAAKLNP, encoded by the coding sequence ATGACGCTCCGGCAATTCTACGACTGGCAGACAGCAGGAGGCGCGAAAGATGTTTCGCGGCTCGTCGCCGTTTTGGAGGAGCGCGAAATCCCATGGTGCATGATCGGTGGGCTTGCGGTGAACCATTGGGCCGCGGAGCCGATGGCCACGGCGGATGTCGATCTGGTGATCGTCTCCGGAATGGTCGAAGAAGCTGCTGCGGCTTTCAAGGATCTGGGCTTTTCCGAAAGCCGTTTCCAGTGGTCGATCAATTTCAAAGGAGAGTCCAAGGTTTCGATCCAGATCAGCACGGAGGAAATGTATCTGAGCTTTCCGTCGCGGTCGGTCCCCGCATCCATCCATGGCATTTTGATGAGGGTGGCCTCGTTGGAGGATACCCTCGCCGGCAAACTCGCCGCCTATCAGGAGCCGGAGAGAAGGCCCACGAAAAAACTCAAGGATCTTCTCGATATCGGAAGACTTGTGGAAACCCATCCGGAGCTGCTGGAACAGATACCAGAAGAAATCGCCGCAAAGCTCAATCCTTAA
- the sucD gene encoding succinate--CoA ligase subunit alpha → MSILIDENTKVLVQGITGSFGARHAQLSLAYGTKLVAGVTPGKGGQKFEDVVPIFDTVSQAVKETGATASAIFVPPPFAADAILEANDAGVDLIVCITEGIPVMDMMRVKEAMRGSKSRLIGPNCPGLVTPGYGEKSHGGCRIGITPSQICKRGNVGVVSRSGTLTYEAVFQLTQLGYGQSTLVGIGGDPINGTSHLDVLEMFNNDPETEAIIMIGEIGGTAEVEAARWAKENCKKPIAGFIAGATAPPGRRMGHAGAIVGGEEDTAQAKKRILAECGIAVAETPSVMATTLLERWGK, encoded by the coding sequence ATGTCCATCCTCATCGACGAAAACACCAAGGTCCTGGTCCAGGGCATCACCGGCAGCTTCGGCGCCCGCCACGCGCAACTTTCCCTGGCCTATGGCACGAAGCTGGTCGCGGGTGTGACCCCCGGCAAGGGCGGACAGAAGTTCGAGGACGTGGTGCCGATCTTTGACACCGTCTCCCAGGCCGTGAAGGAAACCGGAGCGACCGCCTCCGCCATCTTCGTCCCGCCGCCATTCGCCGCGGACGCCATCCTGGAAGCGAACGACGCCGGTGTGGACCTCATCGTCTGCATCACCGAAGGCATCCCGGTCATGGACATGATGCGGGTGAAGGAAGCCATGCGCGGCTCGAAGTCCCGCCTCATCGGCCCGAACTGCCCCGGTCTGGTCACTCCCGGCTACGGTGAGAAATCCCACGGTGGCTGCCGCATCGGCATCACCCCTTCCCAGATCTGCAAGCGCGGCAACGTCGGCGTGGTTTCCCGCTCCGGCACCCTCACCTATGAGGCCGTGTTCCAGCTCACCCAGCTCGGCTACGGCCAGAGCACGCTCGTCGGCATCGGCGGTGACCCGATCAACGGCACCTCCCACCTCGACGTGCTGGAAATGTTCAACAACGACCCGGAGACCGAGGCCATCATCATGATCGGCGAGATCGGCGGCACCGCCGAGGTCGAGGCCGCCCGCTGGGCGAAGGAGAACTGCAAGAAGCCCATCGCGGGCTTCATCGCCGGAGCCACCGCACCTCCCGGCCGCCGCATGGGCCACGCCGGCGCCATCGTCGGTGGTGAGGAAGACACCGCGCAGGCGAAGAAGCGCATCCTCGCGGAGTGCGGCATCGCCGTGGCGGAAACGCCGAGCGTGATGGCCACCACGCTGCTGGAGCGCTGGGGCAAGTAA
- a CDS encoding choice-of-anchor D domain-containing protein yields the protein MSATIAAISAASAATGDLDPSYLHPAGPNGTINPMAATTGGRTLMVSGNVFRVDHRGARDPAFRKDIYASFPRIATLKDGAILVNAGVGHALAPKRLLRLNTDGGEPFAFPTESGFTVHSFVERPDGRLLVSGQVIQGGATVHMLRRYMGDGALDPTFSATSNGACRSIFIQSDGKILVGGEFTTVGGQPRKNLARLLPDGALDSSFTANCDGGRVEWILQDQGGGILVGGAFTSVNGSGTSGLVRLLADGSPDPAYPSSPGNFRRAYDAQLQADGKLVVHGGNELGARLYRVDASGFVDPTLSWGTVTHMEAGVSLQDDGSVLLTGSVEDGGKFVPFTHRFLNDPGSSSLDAGPGGSLEWTRTGSLPAVHQVTFETRPSGGSWGAPVPAVWTGGKWRFNGVLPENGAVRARGGTLHSKGSSIVEEVLNLGTAGPDVSLALANNTTLPEGLPFRFPNSLPGASREVAFKIRNLGDGGMTGIFATITGQDAASFTVSYAPPRELGPQEDGTLYVTFGGGAAGLKSAVLTVFSDDPDTPSYQIPISAENTTGLSPVFITPEDVAHKQSAAFDGSAYTFGSLTLGFAPQPGTQLLVVDGGSALAAPFADLPDGAPVSAEYGGVTYQFRLGYRHGDSSQDIVLTLVGEGTLQETLTTEGTSGILPFLARDTDGSLVISNYVAGTYRLERWRPDGVKDPSFSGAVASGREVVIQRDGRILAGNARFHRDGAPDLTFQPAMWVVRPLAVQADGRILAVTSSSQSSSNRFLKRLLPDGSEDATFVSDYDSDAKQAHVLPDGSILICASDLEKLSPTGALITSFPSSAASSFAVQPDGRIFLVRNPGSSTSFQEPLVRLNADGTADGSFSLLSRGGVSACVLQSDGRILIGGNFTLLNGVPRMRAARLFPDGSLDPSFRCELDSNPSGMSLGEGGSMFISGSFSRVNGIGAGRLVKVSMGTAESSVEAVGQQLRWLRSGVSPELHSVSAQMKQHGVTGWTAVGNAERITGGWVVAGIPFQENTLYRMVGATTEGASSGLHHALLPRGEVAPSLRIRSATTELVSGGTIDFGSSLTGLSEVRNLALRNDGLAVLSSITTSITGADAADFTVSVPPASSIEPGSEMGAAVRFTPATTGSKTATLRVMSNDPAVPVHEYTLTGVGRTDFSPHFGEVSHVPLTVDSFDAAGLSVGTFTLGFAPQPGAVLMGIRVTGTASISGSLLGLPDHSAVTATFNGVTYLFHANYRGGDGNDLVFVLDGPHVADHAFAPVLNERPNSIALQDDGRIIISGAFTSVGGNSVGGLMRLMPDGTPDPTFTVTGTGAESMAVQPDGKVLVACDVTAPGGVQRLRLARLNRDGSLDLSFQADIEGVVNRICLLRSGKVLVGGAFTKVDGVDRRSVAIVNQDGTLDPSFTADLAGAGSAIYSLAEQADGKLLLGGSYTSVNGFSVAHISRVGADGQADQTFNPRMFTQGGGTSSIAVQPDGKIVIGGFIAQIRGVSKRYLARLNADGSLDTSFNAEGDNPSTCLRIQADGKIMVSGLFSTMNGVARPGIARLHPDGTLDETFNPRVMRAGSSAPTVHTMLMTANGSLLVGGNFDHVDHRGGANFARLGRQGIVSEIELTGGDTIRWNTGGALTEMHSTTFELSTDMGVSWASLGAGSRVAGGWSLGGLSLPPSGQIRARGVQILTNRAASSDTTKVIAFPPSAISPLQSWRDEHFDDAFDGSVDLLDSDHDGVKNLVEFALGLPPHADSSGMLPPWTRSGGHHVMGFTRPAGAAGITYSAEWSETMREDDWHPAEDLSVGDAKSFRVPVGTEERKFFRLKVANP from the coding sequence TTGTCCGCCACCATCGCGGCCATTTCCGCAGCGTCAGCGGCGACGGGGGATCTCGATCCTTCCTACCTTCATCCTGCGGGTCCGAACGGGACCATCAACCCGATGGCAGCCACCACGGGTGGGAGGACTTTGATGGTTTCGGGCAACGTGTTCCGGGTCGATCATCGTGGTGCGCGGGATCCGGCGTTCAGGAAGGACATTTACGCTTCCTTCCCACGGATCGCGACCTTGAAGGACGGAGCGATTCTGGTGAATGCAGGGGTGGGGCACGCCCTTGCCCCGAAGCGTCTGCTCCGGCTGAACACGGATGGAGGCGAGCCTTTCGCCTTCCCGACCGAATCCGGATTCACGGTCCATAGCTTCGTTGAGCGGCCGGACGGCAGATTGCTGGTCAGCGGGCAGGTGATCCAGGGCGGTGCGACCGTCCATATGCTCAGGCGTTATATGGGCGATGGTGCCCTGGATCCCACGTTCTCTGCCACGAGCAATGGCGCCTGCCGTTCGATCTTCATCCAGTCCGACGGGAAGATCCTCGTCGGCGGGGAATTCACGACGGTGGGCGGGCAGCCGCGGAAGAACCTTGCGAGGTTGCTGCCGGATGGGGCTCTGGACAGCTCATTCACCGCAAACTGTGATGGCGGACGAGTGGAGTGGATCCTGCAGGACCAGGGGGGCGGCATCCTCGTCGGCGGGGCTTTCACGAGTGTGAACGGGAGTGGCACCAGCGGCCTGGTGAGGCTGCTCGCGGACGGTTCGCCCGATCCCGCCTATCCCAGTTCCCCGGGCAACTTCCGGAGAGCCTACGATGCGCAGTTGCAGGCGGATGGCAAGCTGGTGGTCCATGGCGGCAACGAGCTGGGCGCGCGTCTTTACCGGGTGGATGCCTCCGGCTTCGTCGATCCCACACTTTCCTGGGGCACGGTCACCCACATGGAGGCGGGAGTTTCCCTGCAGGATGATGGCTCCGTCCTGCTAACCGGATCAGTCGAAGACGGCGGCAAATTCGTGCCATTCACCCATCGGTTCCTCAATGATCCCGGCTCCTCCTCACTGGATGCCGGTCCTGGTGGTTCGCTGGAATGGACGCGGACGGGATCCCTGCCTGCCGTCCACCAGGTCACCTTTGAGACCCGTCCGTCCGGTGGCTCCTGGGGCGCGCCGGTCCCCGCGGTGTGGACCGGCGGGAAATGGCGGTTCAACGGAGTGCTGCCGGAAAACGGGGCCGTCCGCGCCCGTGGTGGGACCCTCCATTCGAAAGGCTCATCCATCGTGGAGGAGGTTCTCAACCTCGGCACCGCCGGTCCTGATGTCTCCCTGGCGCTGGCGAACAACACCACGCTTCCGGAGGGTCTGCCATTCCGGTTTCCCAACAGCCTTCCTGGTGCATCGCGTGAAGTGGCGTTCAAGATCAGGAATCTGGGTGACGGGGGGATGACCGGCATCTTCGCCACCATCACCGGGCAGGATGCCGCCTCTTTCACCGTGTCCTACGCCCCACCCAGGGAGCTGGGTCCGCAGGAGGACGGGACGCTGTACGTGACTTTCGGTGGAGGGGCTGCGGGATTGAAATCGGCCGTGCTCACCGTTTTCTCCGATGATCCGGACACCCCTTCCTATCAGATCCCGATCTCCGCGGAGAATACCACCGGATTGTCCCCGGTGTTCATCACGCCGGAGGACGTCGCCCACAAGCAGTCCGCGGCGTTCGATGGCAGCGCCTACACCTTCGGCAGCCTGACGCTCGGTTTCGCCCCGCAGCCGGGGACACAGTTGCTGGTGGTGGATGGAGGGAGCGCCCTGGCCGCGCCTTTCGCGGATCTGCCGGACGGTGCGCCGGTCTCCGCGGAGTACGGGGGTGTCACCTATCAGTTCCGGTTGGGATACCGCCATGGCGACTCTTCGCAGGACATCGTCCTCACGCTGGTGGGGGAAGGGACATTGCAGGAGACCCTCACTACCGAGGGAACGTCCGGGATACTCCCTTTCCTGGCGAGGGATACGGATGGCAGCCTGGTCATCTCGAACTACGTCGCGGGGACCTATCGATTGGAAAGATGGCGGCCTGACGGTGTGAAAGACCCCTCCTTCAGCGGAGCGGTGGCTTCCGGACGGGAGGTCGTCATCCAGCGGGACGGGAGGATTCTGGCGGGAAATGCAAGGTTCCACCGGGATGGTGCTCCGGACCTGACATTCCAGCCGGCCATGTGGGTCGTGAGACCGCTCGCGGTCCAGGCGGACGGACGGATACTGGCCGTCACCTCCTCCTCCCAATCCAGCAGCAACCGTTTCCTCAAACGGCTGCTGCCGGATGGTTCCGAGGATGCCACCTTCGTTTCCGACTATGATTCTGATGCGAAGCAGGCGCATGTCCTGCCGGACGGAAGCATCCTGATCTGTGCCTCCGATCTCGAGAAACTCTCCCCGACCGGCGCGCTGATCACGTCTTTCCCCTCCTCAGCCGCATCGTCATTCGCGGTGCAGCCGGACGGCAGGATCTTTCTGGTGAGGAATCCCGGATCCAGCACCTCGTTCCAGGAACCTCTTGTCCGGCTGAATGCGGATGGCACCGCCGATGGATCGTTCAGCCTGCTCTCCCGGGGAGGTGTATCCGCCTGCGTGTTGCAGTCGGATGGGAGGATTCTGATCGGCGGAAACTTCACGCTTCTCAACGGCGTTCCGCGCATGCGTGCAGCCCGGCTGTTCCCGGATGGAAGTCTGGATCCCTCCTTCCGCTGTGAGCTGGACAGCAACCCATCCGGGATGTCGCTGGGAGAGGGCGGTTCGATGTTCATCAGCGGCAGCTTCAGCCGCGTGAACGGGATCGGCGCGGGACGGCTGGTGAAGGTCTCCATGGGAACGGCGGAGTCCTCCGTGGAAGCCGTCGGCCAGCAACTGCGGTGGCTCCGCTCCGGGGTGTCTCCGGAACTCCACTCCGTCTCCGCCCAGATGAAGCAGCACGGTGTGACGGGCTGGACGGCGGTGGGAAATGCGGAGCGGATCACCGGGGGGTGGGTTGTCGCGGGTATCCCGTTCCAGGAAAACACGCTCTACCGGATGGTGGGTGCCACAACGGAGGGGGCATCCTCCGGCTTGCACCACGCACTGCTGCCGCGTGGTGAGGTTGCTCCTTCACTGCGCATCCGCAGCGCCACCACCGAACTCGTCTCCGGCGGAACGATCGACTTCGGATCCTCCCTCACCGGGCTTTCGGAGGTGCGGAACCTGGCGCTGCGGAATGACGGCCTGGCCGTCTTGTCGTCCATCACCACCTCCATCACCGGAGCGGATGCGGCGGATTTCACGGTGTCCGTGCCACCCGCATCTTCCATCGAGCCCGGCTCCGAGATGGGTGCCGCCGTCCGGTTCACACCGGCCACGACGGGAAGCAAAACGGCCACACTGCGGGTGATGAGCAATGATCCGGCGGTGCCGGTCCATGAATACACGCTCACCGGGGTGGGCAGGACGGATTTTTCCCCCCACTTCGGGGAGGTATCCCATGTCCCGCTGACGGTGGATTCCTTCGATGCCGCCGGGCTATCCGTGGGGACCTTCACCCTCGGGTTCGCGCCGCAGCCGGGTGCGGTGCTCATGGGCATCCGGGTCACCGGCACCGCCTCCATCAGCGGCTCCCTGCTGGGGCTGCCGGACCACTCCGCGGTGACCGCCACTTTCAACGGCGTGACCTATCTGTTCCATGCCAACTACCGTGGGGGGGATGGGAATGATCTGGTCTTCGTCCTGGATGGCCCGCATGTCGCGGACCATGCGTTCGCTCCGGTGCTGAATGAACGTCCGAACTCCATCGCGCTGCAGGATGACGGGAGAATCATCATCTCCGGTGCGTTCACCTCGGTGGGTGGCAACAGTGTGGGCGGCCTGATGAGGTTGATGCCGGACGGCACGCCGGACCCCACCTTCACCGTCACCGGGACGGGTGCGGAAAGCATGGCGGTCCAACCGGACGGCAAGGTGCTGGTGGCATGCGACGTGACAGCGCCCGGCGGAGTCCAGCGCCTCCGGCTGGCGAGGCTGAACAGGGACGGGAGCCTGGACCTTTCCTTCCAGGCGGACATCGAGGGCGTGGTGAACCGCATCTGCCTCCTGCGCAGCGGCAAGGTGCTCGTCGGCGGTGCTTTCACGAAGGTGGATGGCGTGGACCGCCGCAGCGTCGCCATCGTGAACCAGGACGGCACCCTGGATCCGTCGTTCACCGCGGATCTGGCGGGCGCGGGATCCGCCATCTATTCGTTGGCGGAGCAGGCGGACGGCAAGTTGCTGCTCGGCGGCTCATACACCAGCGTCAACGGCTTCTCCGTCGCCCATATCTCCAGGGTCGGTGCGGACGGACAGGCGGACCAGACGTTCAACCCCCGCATGTTCACCCAGGGAGGCGGCACTTCCAGCATCGCGGTGCAGCCGGACGGGAAGATCGTGATCGGTGGATTCATCGCCCAGATCAGAGGGGTTTCGAAGCGCTACCTGGCGAGACTCAATGCGGATGGCAGCCTGGACACCTCATTCAACGCGGAAGGTGACAATCCGTCGACCTGCCTGCGCATCCAGGCGGATGGGAAGATCATGGTGTCGGGGCTTTTCAGCACCATGAACGGAGTGGCCCGGCCGGGCATTGCACGGCTTCATCCGGACGGCACGCTGGATGAAACCTTCAACCCGAGGGTGATGAGGGCGGGGTCCTCCGCGCCAACCGTCCACACCATGTTGATGACCGCGAATGGCAGTTTGCTCGTTGGCGGGAACTTCGATCATGTGGACCACCGCGGCGGTGCGAACTTCGCGAGGCTGGGCAGGCAGGGAATTGTATCAGAGATCGAGCTCACCGGTGGGGACACCATCCGCTGGAATACCGGCGGTGCGCTGACAGAGATGCACTCCACCACCTTTGAGCTGTCCACCGACATGGGCGTGTCCTGGGCGAGCCTCGGCGCGGGTAGCAGGGTGGCCGGGGGCTGGAGCCTCGGCGGACTGTCGCTCCCTCCCTCCGGACAGATTCGGGCGCGGGGTGTGCAGATCCTCACCAACCGGGCCGCATCGTCCGACACGACGAAGGTCATTGCATTCCCTCCCTCCGCCATCAGCCCGCTCCAGTCCTGGCGTGACGAACATTTCGACGATGCCTTCGACGGCTCCGTGGACCTGCTGGACTCCGATCATGATGGGGTGAAGAACCTCGTGGAGTTCGCCCTCGGGCTGCCGCCGCATGCGGACAGTTCCGGCATGCTGCCGCCGTGGACCCGGTCCGGGGGACACCACGTCATGGGCTTCACCCGCCCTGCCGGTGCGGCGGGCATCACCTACTCCGCCGAGTGGTCGGAGACGATGCGTGAGGACGACTGGCACCCGGCGGAGGACCTGAGCGTGGGGGATGCAAAGTCATTCCGCGTGCCGGTGGGCACGGAGGAACGGAAGTTCTTCCGCCTGAAGGTGGCGAATCCGTAA
- a CDS encoding DUF6807 family protein, whose amino-acid sequence MKTHSLFCLAAMCAATVCPATAAFSVKDAPAEGRLDILEDGRLVGRYMYGRDKSSKNLDFDTAKTYLHVFDAEGKETITKGPGGELPHHRGIFIGWNKLTVGGKADDLWHMKGSEQLHQKFVDEKVDDTSASITSLVTWKGKSGATLLEERRTMTFRKAPAPAYLLVDFTSTLTATAGEAKLEGDPEHAGLQFRPANEVDRGKTRFLFPKAEAVPLKDLDYPWVVESYVLRGKTYNVAFLNHPENPTGTRFSAYRDYGRFGAFYKTAVPKESPLTLKVRFVVGEGQLPEAAWIQEQANAFTGKSDPVPPTTLKESKAKSAPAPKK is encoded by the coding sequence ATGAAAACCCACAGCCTCTTCTGTCTGGCCGCCATGTGCGCGGCAACGGTCTGCCCTGCCACCGCCGCATTCTCCGTGAAGGACGCCCCGGCGGAGGGTCGCCTGGACATCCTGGAGGACGGCAGGCTGGTGGGCCGCTACATGTATGGCCGCGACAAGTCGTCGAAGAACCTCGATTTCGACACGGCGAAGACCTACCTCCACGTGTTCGACGCGGAGGGGAAGGAAACGATCACGAAGGGACCCGGCGGGGAACTGCCGCACCACCGCGGCATCTTCATCGGCTGGAACAAGCTGACGGTCGGTGGAAAGGCGGACGACCTGTGGCACATGAAAGGCAGCGAGCAACTGCACCAGAAGTTCGTCGATGAGAAGGTGGACGACACCAGCGCCAGCATCACCTCGCTGGTGACGTGGAAAGGGAAATCCGGAGCCACGTTGTTGGAGGAACGCCGCACGATGACGTTCCGCAAGGCACCCGCCCCGGCGTATCTGCTGGTGGACTTCACCTCCACGCTCACGGCGACCGCCGGTGAGGCGAAGCTGGAGGGCGACCCGGAGCACGCGGGCCTCCAGTTCCGCCCGGCGAATGAGGTGGACCGTGGAAAGACCCGCTTCCTTTTCCCGAAGGCGGAGGCCGTGCCGCTGAAGGACCTGGACTACCCGTGGGTGGTGGAGTCCTACGTCCTGCGCGGGAAGACCTACAACGTCGCTTTCCTGAACCATCCGGAGAACCCCACGGGCACGCGCTTCTCCGCCTACCGCGACTACGGACGGTTCGGTGCGTTCTACAAGACGGCGGTGCCGAAGGAATCCCCGCTCACCCTGAAGGTCCGCTTCGTGGTGGGCGAGGGCCAGCTCCCCGAGGCGGCCTGGATCCAGGAGCAGGCGAATGCCTTCACCGGAAAGTCCGATCCGGTGCCGCCGACGACGCTGAAGGAATCCAAGGCGAAGTCCGCGCCCGCGCCGAAGAAGTGA
- a CDS encoding glycosyltransferase encodes MKRLRVLKLGWEFPPLINGGLGVACLGLSKALSKHVDLTVIVPKAAPDASFDGFDLRGLNQLSIDQLKTVEGKYRYESFAQVRNVPIFLDPYSTEEQTAAVLDRTPGGEITFSETTRHQLDSFKLGELYGPDLGNKVVEFSKVAAKLALLEDFDVIHAHDWMTFLAGVEVKKATGKPLVVHLHASQYDRAGADARGWIYDIEKYGMEQADRVIPVSGYTGDIVVGHYGIDPAKVRPVHNGADPVDVFITKKKFPEKLVLFLGRLTAQKGPEFFLEIATKVLEKNRDVRFVVAGTGEKLRPLIETGAFRGLGGHFHFTGFLNKEKVNDLLSMTDVYCMPSVSEPFGLSALEAAQFGIPAVISKQSGVAEVLRGALVADFWDVELMAKHINDLLTDDGMRERVVEQAKQDIAASTWDAAAAKVVDIYREITT; translated from the coding sequence ATGAAGCGTCTGCGTGTCCTCAAACTCGGCTGGGAATTTCCACCCCTGATCAACGGCGGCCTTGGTGTCGCCTGCCTGGGGTTATCGAAGGCGCTTTCAAAGCACGTTGACCTGACGGTGATCGTGCCGAAGGCCGCGCCGGACGCCTCCTTCGACGGCTTCGACCTGCGGGGGCTGAACCAGCTTTCGATCGACCAGCTCAAGACGGTGGAGGGGAAATACCGCTACGAGAGCTTCGCCCAGGTGCGCAACGTGCCGATCTTCCTGGACCCCTACTCGACGGAGGAACAGACGGCCGCCGTGCTCGACCGGACGCCGGGCGGTGAGATCACGTTTTCAGAGACCACGCGCCATCAGCTCGACTCCTTCAAGCTCGGCGAGCTTTACGGACCGGACCTGGGCAACAAGGTGGTGGAGTTCTCCAAGGTGGCGGCGAAGCTCGCGCTGCTGGAGGATTTCGACGTCATCCACGCGCATGACTGGATGACTTTCCTGGCCGGGGTGGAGGTGAAGAAAGCCACCGGAAAGCCGCTGGTGGTGCATCTCCACGCGTCCCAGTATGACCGCGCCGGTGCGGATGCGCGCGGGTGGATCTACGACATCGAGAAATACGGCATGGAGCAGGCGGACCGGGTCATCCCCGTCAGCGGATATACGGGGGACATCGTAGTCGGGCACTATGGCATCGACCCCGCGAAGGTCCGGCCGGTCCACAACGGGGCGGATCCGGTGGATGTCTTCATCACGAAGAAGAAGTTTCCTGAAAAGCTGGTGCTGTTCCTGGGCCGCCTGACTGCCCAGAAGGGGCCGGAGTTCTTCCTGGAGATCGCGACGAAGGTGCTGGAGAAAAACCGCGACGTCCGCTTCGTGGTCGCGGGCACGGGGGAGAAGCTCAGGCCGCTGATCGAGACCGGCGCCTTCCGCGGGCTCGGCGGGCACTTCCATTTCACCGGCTTCCTGAACAAGGAAAAGGTCAACGACCTGCTGTCCATGACGGACGTCTATTGCATGCCGTCCGTGTCGGAGCCGTTCGGTCTGTCCGCGCTGGAAGCCGCGCAGTTCGGCATCCCCGCGGTGATCTCGAAGCAATCCGGCGTGGCGGAGGTGCTCCGGGGTGCGCTGGTCGCGGACTTCTGGGACGTGGAACTGATGGCGAAACACATCAACGACCTGCTCACCGATGACGGGATGCGGGAGCGCGTGGTGGAGCAGGCGAAGCAGGACATCGCCGCGTCCACCTGGGACGCCGCCGCCGCGAAGGTGGTCGACATTTACCGGGAGATCACGACCTGA
- a CDS encoding glycoside hydrolase family 57 protein, whose product MPDVCLYFQVHQPNRLVPYDFFRIGEHALYEDDGLNAAILNKVAEKCYLPANRMFKKLIEESEGRFRMAMSISGTVIEQLEQYRPDVLESFQELVATGGVEILAETYYHSLSFVHSNREFERQVEMHLDKIGDVFAVRPRVFRNTELIYNNAIAAKVETMGFDGVIAEGVEWTLNGQSPNFLYRAPTTARVKTLLRNTGLSDDLGFRFSDKSWKDYPLTPETFARWVVESPGDVVNLFLDYESIGEHQWEETGIFDFWEKLPEAIIEAGAQFVTPMEAVEFYRASREYDCHFITSWADAERDLSAWMGNILQQEAIAKVHRLEQEILAVKDPDLTHTWAKMQTSDHFYWMSTKGGTDGNVHSYFSPYTGPYDAYIYFMNVLADLQIRLRRAQEKMGMRSIPKPL is encoded by the coding sequence ATGCCTGACGTCTGCCTTTATTTCCAGGTCCACCAGCCGAACCGGTTGGTCCCGTATGACTTTTTCCGCATCGGGGAACACGCGCTGTATGAGGATGACGGACTGAACGCCGCCATCCTGAACAAAGTCGCGGAGAAGTGCTATCTCCCGGCGAACCGCATGTTCAAGAAGCTCATCGAGGAAAGCGAAGGACGCTTCCGCATGGCCATGTCGATCAGCGGCACGGTCATCGAGCAATTGGAACAGTACCGCCCGGACGTGCTGGAGTCCTTCCAGGAACTGGTGGCGACGGGCGGGGTGGAGATCCTCGCGGAGACGTATTATCATTCGCTGTCGTTCGTTCACTCGAACCGGGAGTTCGAGCGGCAGGTGGAGATGCACCTGGACAAGATCGGCGACGTGTTCGCGGTCAGGCCGCGCGTTTTCCGGAACACGGAGCTGATCTACAACAACGCCATCGCCGCGAAGGTGGAGACCATGGGCTTCGACGGCGTGATCGCGGAAGGAGTGGAGTGGACGCTCAACGGGCAGTCGCCGAATTTCCTCTACCGCGCGCCCACCACCGCGCGGGTGAAGACGCTGCTCCGCAATACGGGCCTGTCGGATGACCTGGGCTTCCGCTTTTCCGACAAGAGCTGGAAGGACTACCCGCTGACGCCGGAGACGTTCGCCCGCTGGGTGGTGGAATCGCCGGGGGATGTGGTGAACCTGTTCCTGGACTATGAGTCCATCGGCGAGCACCAGTGGGAGGAGACCGGTATCTTCGACTTCTGGGAAAAGCTGCCGGAGGCCATCATCGAGGCGGGCGCGCAGTTCGTCACGCCGATGGAGGCGGTGGAGTTCTACCGCGCATCGCGTGAGTATGACTGCCACTTCATCACCTCATGGGCGGATGCGGAACGGGATCTCTCCGCCTGGATGGGGAACATCCTGCAGCAGGAAGCCATCGCGAAAGTGCACCGCCTGGAGCAGGAGATCCTGGCGGTGAAGGATCCGGACCTCACCCACACCTGGGCGAAGATGCAGACGTCCGACCACTTCTACTGGATGTCCACGAAGGGCGGCACCGACGGAAACGTCCATTCGTATTTCAGCCCGTATACCGGGCCATACGATGCCTACATCTACTTCATGAACGTGCTGGCGGACCTCCAGATCCGCCTGCGCAGGGCACAGGAGAAGATGGGCATGCGTTCGATCCCGAAGCCGCTGTGA